The proteins below are encoded in one region of Salvelinus fontinalis isolate EN_2023a chromosome 10, ASM2944872v1, whole genome shotgun sequence:
- the LOC129863299 gene encoding macrophage mannose receptor 1-like: MTKSWTEAQTVCRQNYTDLATIDDDMADMKKLNNTVEAKENATNKYILIREYKTWSEAQSYCRGNYTDLASVRNTTEMEAIKTSILKLDNNQPVWIGLNKSLGVWSDQSGSSYRNWDSDEPNGAGGGKEEGDFCGEVTSSGKWNDKGCTQTNPFICYDDELVLVSENKTWSEALWHCRDQNMELVSAHNQSIQHWVQQKAKKASTPFVWLGLRYTCTLDFWFWVNGEESCYHNWAGGEGYNTIEEQCGNTGAIQRDGGQWVGKSENERFNFICSNNADY, translated from the exons ATGACTAAGTCCTGGACTGAAGCTCAGACAGTCTGCAGACAGAACTACACTGACCTGGCCACCATAGATGATGACATGGCAGATATGAAGAAgctcaataacacagtagaagcAA AAGAAAATGCGACCAATAAGTACATTCTCATCAGGGAATATAAGACTTGGAGTGAAGCTCAGAGCTACTGTCGGGGGAATTACACAGACCTGGCCAGTGTGAGGAACACAACAGAGATGGAGGCCATAAAGACTAGCATACTAAAACTTGACAACAATCAACCAGTGTGGATTGGCCTGAATAAATCTCTTGGAGTCTGGTCTGACCAGAGTGGCTCCTCTTACAGGAACTGGGACTCTGACGAGCCGAATGGGGCAGGTGGGGGAAAAGAGGAAGGAGACTTCTGTGGAGAAGTAACATCGTCTGGAAAGTGGAACGATAAAGGATGTACTCAGACAAATCCCTTCATTTGCTACGATG aTGAACTGGTCCTGGTCTCAGAGAACAAGACGTGGTCAGAAGCCCTGTGGCACTGCAGAGATCAGAACATGGAGCTGGTGTCTGCCCACAACCAGAGCATCCAGCACTGGGTCCAACAGAAAGCCAAGAAGGCCTCCACTCCCTTTGTCTGGCTGGGCCTGAGGTACACCTGCACCCTGGACTTCTGGTTCTGGGTCAATGGAGAAGAGTCCTGCTACCACAACTGGGCCGGCGGGGAGGGCTACAACACCATTGAGGAGCAGTGTGGGAACACGGGGGCCATACAGAGAGACGGGGGACAGTGGGTCGGCAAGTCTGAGAATGAGAGATTCAACTTCATCTGCAGCAACAATGCTG ATTACTAG